From Bacillus pumilus, one genomic window encodes:
- the hag gene encoding flagellin Hag encodes MRINHNIAALNTLNRLSANNASSQKNMEKLSSGLKINRAGDDAAGLAISEKMRGQIRGLEMASKNAQDGISLIQTAEGALTETHSILQRVRELTVQAGNTGTQDATTDLKAIQDEIDNLLDEVDGISNRTAFNGKKLLDGTATDGFTFQIGANKTQQLTVNIGNMGTAATGLDMLKADYVVTTATAANTDALLDKVDAAINKVSSERGKLGAVQNRLEHTINNLGASGENLTAAESRIRDVDMAKEMSEFTKNNILSQASQAMLAQANQQPQNVLQLLR; translated from the coding sequence ATGAGAATTAACCACAATATCGCAGCACTTAACACATTAAACCGTTTGTCTGCAAACAACGCTTCAAGCCAAAAGAACATGGAGAAGCTTTCTTCTGGTCTTAAAATCAACCGTGCAGGAGATGACGCAGCAGGTCTTGCGATTTCTGAAAAAATGCGTGGACAAATCCGCGGATTAGAAATGGCATCTAAAAACGCACAAGACGGTATTTCTCTTATCCAAACAGCTGAAGGTGCATTGACTGAAACTCACTCAATCCTTCAACGTGTTCGTGAACTAACTGTTCAAGCGGGTAACACTGGTACGCAAGATGCAACTACAGATCTTAAAGCAATCCAAGATGAGATCGACAACCTTTTAGATGAAGTAGATGGTATCTCTAATCGTACAGCATTCAACGGTAAAAAATTACTTGATGGTACGGCTACAGATGGATTTACTTTCCAAATCGGTGCTAACAAAACTCAACAATTAACTGTTAATATTGGTAACATGGGTACTGCTGCTACTGGTCTTGATATGTTGAAAGCAGATTATGTTGTAACAACTGCTACAGCTGCTAATACAGATGCTTTATTAGACAAAGTAGATGCTGCAATCAATAAAGTATCTTCTGAGCGTGGTAAACTTGGTGCAGTTCAAAACCGTCTAGAGCACACAATCAACAACCTTGGTGCTTCTGGTGAAAACTTAACAGCTGCTGAGTCTCGTATCCGTGACGTTGATATGGCGAAAGAAATGAGTGAGTTCACAAAGAACAACATTCTTTCTCAAGCTTCACAAGCAATGCTTGCACAAGCGAACCAACAGCCACAAAACGTACTTCAATTACTACGTTAA
- a CDS encoding Kelch repeat-containing protein, protein MKKGLLLVLLTIFMMVTIHPLKAHAAETNGWTKRADLPEERLHSSSAVVDGKIFVFGGSSEKSHSNKNTYMYDPHKNEWISKADMPRERTDSAAVAIGKKVYVIGGAYQDSTKTIDIYDTESDTWSEKPILIPTFAVTNGDIIATGENGKIYILATSKSPHQEHNFYSYDTKTDKWQQLKMFPQSFTGMSMSEVINNKIYATGGYRGTQNTQIYEYNIETNQWVRTKSKLEFYQVGAAFTTYQGKLFMVGGQHSVDRSSPILPYTQYYDVDSNSVKKSINELPEARVGSSAVTLDGMIYIIGGRNFKEYYNFKYVKSNFKSVISISLKDLQIAEGETKPDDGSAEEPKDQDGTKPDDGTTEEPKDQDGTKPDDGTTEEPKDQDGTKPGDGTTEEPKDQDGTKPDDGTSEEPKDQDGTKPGEEASKGILSITMINGLQKDYLLSTKEINDFLNWYKERSFGIGMNFYEINDEHNKGPFASKKDYVVYPNILMFDIKQY, encoded by the coding sequence ATGAAAAAAGGATTATTGTTAGTGCTTTTGACCATTTTTATGATGGTTACAATTCATCCGTTAAAAGCTCATGCAGCAGAGACAAATGGCTGGACGAAGCGAGCGGACTTACCAGAAGAGAGACTTCATTCTAGTTCCGCAGTAGTAGATGGAAAGATTTTTGTTTTTGGGGGAAGTAGTGAAAAATCACATAGTAATAAAAATACCTACATGTATGATCCTCACAAAAATGAGTGGATCTCAAAAGCTGATATGCCAAGAGAAAGAACAGATAGCGCGGCAGTGGCGATAGGTAAAAAAGTATATGTCATTGGAGGAGCATATCAAGATAGCACAAAAACGATTGATATTTATGATACAGAATCCGATACATGGTCGGAAAAACCAATCCTAATACCAACTTTTGCTGTGACAAATGGAGATATTATTGCGACTGGAGAAAACGGAAAAATTTATATTCTTGCAACGAGTAAAAGTCCTCATCAAGAACATAATTTTTACAGTTATGATACAAAAACGGATAAATGGCAACAATTAAAAATGTTTCCTCAGAGTTTTACTGGGATGTCTATGTCAGAAGTCATTAACAATAAAATTTATGCTACAGGCGGATATAGAGGAACCCAAAATACCCAAATATATGAATATAACATTGAAACAAATCAGTGGGTACGAACAAAATCAAAGTTGGAGTTTTATCAAGTAGGAGCAGCGTTTACAACATATCAGGGAAAATTATTTATGGTAGGCGGTCAGCATAGCGTTGACAGATCCAGCCCAATATTACCATATACACAGTATTATGATGTGGATTCTAATTCTGTAAAAAAAAGTATAAATGAATTGCCTGAAGCTAGAGTTGGATCAAGTGCTGTAACACTTGATGGGATGATATATATCATAGGTGGAAGGAATTTCAAAGAATATTATAATTTTAAATACGTTAAAAGCAACTTCAAATCAGTAATCTCTATCTCATTAAAAGACTTGCAAATTGCTGAAGGTGAAACAAAGCCAGACGATGGTTCAGCAGAAGAACCGAAAGATCAGGACGGAACAAAGCCTGATGACGGAACAACAGAAGAACCGAAAGATCAGGACGGAACAAAGCCTGATGACGGAACAACAGAAGAACCGAAAGATCAGGACGGGACAAAGCCAGGTGATGGTACAACAGAAGAACCAAAAGATCAAGATGGAACAAAACCAGATGATGGAACAAGCGAAGAACCGAAAGATCAAGACGGAACAAAACCTGGTGAAGAAGCATCAAAAGGTATACTTTCAATTACCATGATAAACGGACTGCAAAAGGATTATTTGCTATCAACGAAAGAAATCAACGATTTTCTTAACTGGTATAAAGAAAGAAGCTTTGGAATTGGTATGAACTTCTATGAAATCAATGATGAACACAATAAAGGTCCTTTCGCAAGTAAGAAGGATTATGTGGTGTATCCAAATATCTTAATGTTTGATATCAAGCAATACTGA
- a CDS encoding N-acetylmuramoyl-L-alanine amidase produces the protein MVQIYQDFIPVGNGNRPGYAMTPEYVTVHNTANTSKGADAKSHAAYVKRPATEVSWHFTVDDHEIFQHLPLNENGWHAGDGHGNGNRKSIGIEICENEDGNFQQAVKHAQWLIQKLLKEHHIPLANVVTHQYWSGKACPRQLLSTWDEFKKGIETAEDPEPVITYVVKSGDTLTSIAKAHGVTVQDLQKWNDISDPNKIQIGQVLKIYRNDAKSMYELPDGVLKVTSPLTKGEHVRLVQQALAAVYFYPDKAAANKGIDGVFGEKTANAVARFQLMNGLTSDGVYGSKTKEKLLELLNK, from the coding sequence ATGGTACAAATTTATCAAGATTTTATTCCAGTTGGAAACGGAAACCGCCCAGGATATGCGATGACACCGGAGTATGTGACGGTGCATAACACAGCAAACACGTCAAAGGGAGCGGATGCGAAAAGTCATGCGGCCTATGTAAAACGCCCAGCGACAGAGGTGAGCTGGCATTTTACAGTGGATGATCATGAAATATTTCAGCATCTGCCGTTAAATGAAAATGGCTGGCATGCAGGGGATGGACATGGGAATGGTAACCGGAAGTCGATCGGAATTGAAATTTGTGAGAATGAAGATGGAAATTTTCAGCAAGCGGTCAAACATGCACAATGGCTTATTCAAAAGCTATTAAAAGAACATCACATTCCGCTAGCAAACGTGGTCACACATCAGTACTGGTCTGGAAAAGCATGTCCACGCCAGCTTCTTTCTACATGGGATGAATTTAAAAAAGGGATTGAAACGGCAGAAGATCCGGAGCCGGTCATCACGTATGTCGTGAAAAGCGGAGATACGTTAACGAGTATTGCGAAAGCTCATGGGGTCACAGTTCAAGATTTACAGAAGTGGAATGACATTAGTGATCCGAATAAGATTCAAATTGGACAGGTTCTCAAAATTTATCGTAACGATGCAAAGAGCATGTATGAGCTGCCAGATGGGGTTTTAAAGGTGACGTCTCCATTGACAAAGGGAGAGCACGTACGCCTCGTTCAACAAGCGCTTGCTGCTGTTTATTTTTATCCTGATAAAGCAGCTGCAAATAAAGGGATCGACGGAGTTTTCGGAGAAAAAACGGCGAACGCCGTAGCGCGTTTTCAGCTGATGAATGGTCTGACAAGTGATGGGGTATACGGCTCTAAAACGAAGGAAAAGCTTCTGGAGCTGTTAAATAAGTGA
- a CDS encoding methyl-accepting chemotaxis protein → MDILQSIVTAAPYMMQILKNEVTMGIIDREKFLLYLPSKDVDFQIRAGEHIKPDDLNMKKALRGETSSMFVPESVYGVPLNAMGLPIFDENGQVIGALALGFPLKNQIELEAYMESLNDIIQSIQEKVHVVAAHSEELSATSEEMTLQTQQTLESSKQTADITKMIKGISKQTSLLGLNASIEAARAGKEGAGFSVVASEVQKLSSETSRATENIESSLQGISSNIHTLLESMDHMKGSSSEQALLVTEFSEIVERLTIVSKEMKEFMQHVMST, encoded by the coding sequence TTGGATATACTACAGAGTATTGTGACAGCAGCACCTTATATGATGCAGATTTTAAAAAATGAAGTGACGATGGGTATCATTGACCGAGAGAAATTTTTGCTGTATTTGCCATCGAAAGATGTTGATTTTCAAATTCGAGCTGGTGAACATATTAAACCAGATGATCTGAATATGAAAAAAGCGCTGAGAGGTGAGACATCAAGTATGTTTGTACCTGAATCAGTGTATGGAGTACCATTAAATGCAATGGGATTACCAATTTTTGATGAAAATGGGCAAGTGATTGGTGCCCTCGCTTTAGGATTTCCGCTCAAAAATCAAATAGAGCTTGAAGCGTATATGGAATCATTAAATGACATTATTCAAAGTATTCAAGAAAAGGTGCACGTGGTGGCGGCACATTCAGAGGAGCTTTCTGCTACAAGTGAGGAGATGACCTTACAAACGCAGCAAACACTTGAAAGCTCGAAACAAACAGCCGATATTACAAAAATGATTAAAGGCATCTCGAAACAAACGAGTTTGCTAGGATTGAATGCGTCAATTGAAGCGGCCAGGGCAGGAAAAGAGGGAGCTGGTTTTAGTGTTGTAGCAAGTGAGGTTCAAAAGCTTTCAAGTGAAACTTCACGTGCAACAGAAAACATCGAAAGCTCATTACAAGGAATTTCCTCCAATATACATACATTACTTGAAAGTATGGACCACATGAAAGGTTCTTCATCGGAACAGGCTTTACTTGTAACAGAGTTTAGCGAAATTGTGGAACGATTGACGATCGTAAGTAAAGAAATGAAAGAATTCATGCAGCATGTGATGTCAACGTAA
- a CDS encoding ImmA/IrrE family metallo-endopeptidase, translating into MTGFLTHLEEDIKRLYAQLQISGPAYREMQRIASEFHVWVHYEETGSMMIQHQGLYSIILNRSLSSEEQWQDFAHELCHVLKHTGNHFKMNKLFRELQEFQAKQFMYHFCVPTFMLLQMKLPTLRQQAILHIAQTFHVTRAFAEKRLALFEQRKTGIRFQQEFTSYLMKAERVAEKEAVYQT; encoded by the coding sequence ATGACTGGTTTTTTAACCCATTTAGAAGAAGATATTAAGCGGTTATATGCTCAATTACAAATAAGCGGTCCTGCTTATAGAGAGATGCAAAGGATCGCTTCTGAATTTCATGTATGGGTCCACTACGAGGAGACTGGCAGCATGATGATCCAGCATCAAGGTCTTTACAGTATTATATTAAACAGATCCCTATCATCTGAAGAACAATGGCAGGATTTTGCCCACGAGCTTTGTCATGTGCTAAAGCATACAGGCAATCATTTCAAAATGAACAAACTTTTTCGAGAACTGCAGGAGTTTCAGGCAAAACAATTCATGTATCACTTTTGTGTTCCAACCTTTATGCTGCTGCAAATGAAGCTTCCAACCCTTCGGCAGCAAGCCATTTTGCATATTGCTCAAACGTTTCACGTCACCAGAGCTTTTGCTGAAAAGCGGCTTGCCTTATTCGAACAGCGAAAAACAGGCATTCGCTTTCAACAGGAGTTTACGTCTTATTTAATGAAAGCAGAAAGGGTCGCTGAAAAAGAAGCCGTTTATCAAACGTAA
- a CDS encoding type II toxin-antitoxin system SpoIISB family antitoxin, which produces MKMDHALQGNNNNRKKNPFKILKKKHHISMADYKVSPHTERIFKKNEQLLDEYKNKRA; this is translated from the coding sequence ATGAAGATGGACCACGCACTTCAAGGGAATAACAACAATCGCAAGAAAAACCCTTTTAAGATTTTAAAGAAAAAGCACCATATCAGTATGGCGGATTACAAAGTAAGCCCCCATACAGAGCGTATTTTCAAAAAGAATGAACAGCTCTTGGATGAGTATAAAAATAAAAGGGCTTGA
- a CDS encoding AraC family transcriptional regulator produces MNCKIEILSNMKMVYMRNIGPYGSKKNIEMMKHFKKWINQHQLNDELKKHGIYGVPQDDPARTLPGKCRYDLMIMTNRDFSNNQMVQTGYFEGGKYAVFTVTHTTEKVNLFWCQLPDYIQNNQLNMRQAPIIERYREEEGEDKVCEFLLPIF; encoded by the coding sequence ATGAATTGCAAAATTGAAATATTAAGCAATATGAAGATGGTGTATATGAGAAATATAGGACCATATGGAAGCAAAAAGAATATAGAGATGATGAAGCATTTTAAAAAATGGATCAACCAACATCAATTAAATGATGAATTAAAGAAACATGGCATATACGGTGTTCCTCAAGATGATCCTGCAAGGACTTTACCTGGAAAATGCAGATATGACCTCATGATCATGACAAATAGAGATTTCTCAAATAATCAAATGGTTCAGACTGGTTATTTTGAAGGAGGAAAGTATGCTGTTTTTACAGTGACGCATACAACTGAAAAAGTGAATTTGTTTTGGTGTCAATTACCTGACTATATTCAGAACAATCAATTGAACATGCGTCAAGCCCCTATTATAGAGCGATATAGAGAAGAGGAAGGCGAAGATAAGGTGTGTGAATTCTTACTGCCTATCTTTTAG
- the alr gene encoding alanine racemase, whose translation MKKLCREVWIEVNLDAIKRNIGAIQAHIPRKSKIMAVVKANAYGHGSVEVARQALESGATELAVASLEEGIVLRRAKIEAPILVLGFTPLDCVKRAAAWRIDLSGLREDWIVEANEILAEEDSQRRLGIHVNVDTGMGRLGVRTKEELLGVVEALEKSGNLRWDGIFTHFSTADEPDPDFTLLQHSIFIDFLRFLKKQGIKLPTVHMNNTAAAIAFPEFSADMIRLGIGLYGLYPSQYIESLDAVQLEPALSLKARIAFVKEMVTEPRTVSYGATYVAKPDEIIATIPIGYADGYSRALSNRGFMLFRGKRMPIAGRVTMDMTMISLGEMKAKQGEEVVIYGRQKDGEISVDEIAEMLNTINYEVIATLSRRVPRFYRRGGKIIKISTPVMYV comes from the coding sequence ATGAAAAAGCTTTGCAGGGAAGTTTGGATCGAAGTCAACCTTGACGCGATTAAAAGAAATATCGGGGCCATTCAAGCGCATATTCCGAGGAAAAGTAAGATCATGGCTGTCGTGAAGGCGAATGCTTATGGACACGGTTCAGTGGAGGTAGCGCGGCAGGCACTGGAAAGCGGTGCGACGGAGCTCGCAGTTGCTAGTTTGGAGGAAGGCATTGTATTGCGAAGAGCAAAAATTGAAGCGCCGATTTTGGTTCTTGGATTTACCCCGCTAGATTGTGTGAAAAGGGCTGCGGCCTGGAGAATTGACCTCTCCGGCCTTCGAGAAGACTGGATTGTTGAAGCAAATGAGATCTTAGCGGAAGAAGATAGTCAGCGCCGGCTTGGGATTCATGTCAATGTCGACACAGGGATGGGGCGATTAGGTGTACGAACGAAGGAAGAGCTGTTAGGAGTGGTGGAAGCACTTGAAAAGAGTGGAAATCTTAGATGGGACGGGATTTTTACGCATTTCTCCACTGCAGATGAGCCTGACCCTGATTTCACGCTGCTGCAGCACAGCATTTTTATTGATTTTCTTCGGTTTTTGAAAAAACAAGGAATTAAGCTGCCGACCGTACATATGAACAATACAGCGGCTGCCATCGCGTTCCCTGAATTTAGCGCCGATATGATTCGGCTGGGCATCGGGCTATATGGGCTGTATCCCTCGCAATACATTGAAAGCTTAGACGCTGTTCAGCTAGAGCCCGCTCTCAGTTTAAAAGCAAGGATTGCGTTCGTGAAGGAAATGGTGACAGAGCCAAGGACCGTCAGCTATGGTGCAACTTATGTAGCAAAACCTGATGAAATCATTGCCACCATACCGATCGGTTACGCAGATGGGTACTCACGTGCTTTATCAAATCGGGGATTTATGCTTTTCCGCGGCAAACGAATGCCGATTGCTGGCCGAGTCACAATGGATATGACGATGATCAGTTTAGGAGAAATGAAAGCAAAGCAAGGCGAGGAAGTCGTCATATATGGTCGTCAAAAAGACGGAGAAATTTCTGTTGATGAAATTGCTGAAATGCTCAATACAATCAACTACGAAGTCATCGCCACCTTAAGCCGCCGCGTCCCAAGGTTTTATCGTCGAGGCGGAAAGATTATTAAAATATCGACGCCGGTGATGTATGTGTGA
- a CDS encoding DUF5412 domain-containing protein encodes MLKKKTTLILIILLLSFAGIIYWKCFSLQGVSHGTFIRSMSSPDGMYIINTYQHSGGKLKENAVRAEIENKLTHRKKTIYWKYPDKDPLIKWKNGQLVQIGHEFLNVVKGDTYDYRFDQNKRK; translated from the coding sequence ATGTTAAAAAAGAAAACCACCCTCATCCTTATCATCTTGCTCCTTAGCTTCGCTGGCATTATTTATTGGAAATGCTTCTCTCTTCAAGGCGTGTCTCACGGAACATTCATCCGCTCGATGTCATCACCTGACGGAATGTACATCATCAACACCTATCAGCATAGCGGAGGAAAGCTAAAGGAAAACGCAGTTAGAGCAGAAATTGAAAACAAACTGACCCACCGTAAGAAGACGATTTACTGGAAATACCCTGACAAAGACCCTCTCATCAAATGGAAAAACGGACAGCTTGTTCAAATTGGACATGAGTTTTTAAATGTGGTGAAGGGCGACACGTATGATTATCGCTTTGATCAGAACAAGAGAAAATAG
- a CDS encoding poly-gamma-glutamate hydrolase family protein, which translates to MRQIIDTYQSYEELSAHERIGIDYRILHERKGDQLLVLSPHAGGIESGVSELIHEIASDYSMYLFEGLKVKGNHVLHITSTRFDEPVCLSYVHNHHYTFALHGYGETEVLQTLVGGTDRERAAETVKRLTLNGFHALLLSESDRFSGTHPDNINNQCLTGKSVQLEISQAQRRAFFQDFRRRYRRDTQTEQFYRYTNVLKQVLALYE; encoded by the coding sequence ATGAGACAAATCATCGATACGTATCAAAGTTATGAAGAGCTTTCCGCTCATGAAAGAATAGGAATTGATTATCGAATTCTTCACGAGCGGAAAGGTGACCAGCTTCTGGTTTTGTCGCCTCATGCCGGAGGAATTGAATCCGGCGTGAGTGAGCTCATTCATGAAATAGCAAGTGATTATTCTATGTATTTATTTGAAGGCCTTAAAGTAAAAGGCAATCATGTTCTTCATATTACAAGTACACGTTTTGATGAGCCGGTTTGCCTTTCTTATGTGCATAACCATCATTATACGTTTGCACTCCATGGCTACGGAGAAACAGAGGTGCTTCAAACGTTAGTGGGAGGTACGGACAGAGAAAGAGCGGCAGAAACTGTGAAACGTTTAACGCTAAATGGCTTTCACGCATTGCTGCTATCTGAATCTGATCGTTTTTCTGGAACACATCCTGATAATATTAATAACCAATGTCTGACGGGAAAAAGTGTACAACTTGAAATTAGTCAGGCGCAAAGAAGAGCATTTTTTCAAGACTTTAGGCGTCGCTACCGGCGTGATACACAAACTGAACAATTTTACCGGTACACAAATGTACTCAAACAAGTATTAGCCCTTTATGAATAA
- the hag gene encoding flagellin Hag: MRINHNIAALNTLNRLSANNGAGQKNMEKLSSGLRINRAGDDAAGLAISEKMRGQIRGLEMASKNAQDGISLIQTAEGALTETHAILQRMRELTVQAGNVGTQQTEDLTAIQEELTALVDEIDGISQRTAFNGKNLLDGSVEDGFQFQIGANIEQNINVQIGKMDAETLTVKDIKVNEDGFDFDVEVAKIDEAIGAVSKQRSALGAVQNRLEHTINNLGASAENLTAAESRIRDVDMAKEMSEFTKNNILSQASQAMLAQANQQPQNVLQLLR; encoded by the coding sequence ATGAGAATTAACCACAATATCGCAGCACTTAACACACTGAACCGTTTGTCTGCAAACAATGGAGCAGGGCAAAAGAACATGGAGAAGCTGTCTTCTGGTCTTCGCATCAACCGTGCAGGAGATGACGCAGCAGGTCTAGCAATCTCTGAAAAAATGCGTGGACAAATCCGCGGATTAGAAATGGCATCTAAAAACGCACAAGATGGTATCTCTCTTATTCAAACAGCTGAAGGTGCATTAACTGAAACACATGCGATCCTTCAACGTATGCGTGAATTAACAGTTCAAGCGGGTAACGTTGGGACTCAACAAACAGAAGATTTAACAGCGATTCAAGAAGAGCTCACTGCTTTGGTAGATGAAATTGATGGGATTTCTCAGCGTACAGCATTCAACGGAAAGAATCTGTTGGATGGTAGCGTTGAAGATGGATTCCAATTTCAAATTGGCGCAAACATTGAGCAAAATATCAACGTACAGATCGGCAAAATGGACGCTGAAACCTTGACTGTCAAAGATATTAAAGTGAATGAAGATGGTTTTGATTTTGACGTCGAAGTAGCAAAAATTGATGAAGCAATCGGCGCAGTATCTAAACAACGTTCAGCACTTGGTGCTGTACAAAACCGTCTAGAGCATACAATCAACAACCTTGGTGCTTCTGCTGAAAACTTAACAGCTGCTGAGTCTCGTATTCGTGATGTTGACATGGCGAAAGAAATGAGTGAGTTCACAAAGAACAACATTCTTTCTCAAGCGTCTCAAGCGATGCTAGCTCAAGCAAACCAACAGCCGCAAAACGTTCTTCAATTATTACGTTAA
- a CDS encoding Rap family tetratricopeptide repeat protein, translating to MEKVLSSHVGLKINEWYYHIQRFNVPDAEAYKEEIKSMLDHMEENQDLLLYFSLMDFRHKLMLDYLNPLENGKERANFRELAMKIKRDQEKLTGLLEYYFNFFYGMYEFENYEYLNAITFYKRAEKKLSLVSDDIERAEFNYKMAEIYYHMKQTHMSMHHIAQAIECYREKDTYTVREIQCSFVIGLNYIDMGCPEKAIPHFQHALEKAADNSTKRLKGSALYNLGLSYFHNNDLSTAIKYFNESIHSFKEQGYEHLNKILDPLVMLTKSYFKNDQRDLGLYALNYGLELAEKLKDDIFINTFVMLRSLYIDNNENRIKESMAYLESKSFFANLEDLAKDAVKHYNKAGDIERSNEFYEKILYFQHQIKRGDCLYEI from the coding sequence ATGGAGAAAGTGCTTTCTTCTCACGTCGGCTTGAAAATCAATGAATGGTATTATCATATTCAAAGATTTAACGTACCGGACGCCGAGGCATATAAAGAAGAAATCAAATCAATGCTTGATCATATGGAAGAGAATCAGGATTTATTATTGTATTTCTCACTTATGGACTTCAGACATAAATTAATGCTTGATTACTTGAATCCTTTAGAAAATGGGAAAGAGCGGGCGAACTTTAGGGAACTCGCAATGAAGATCAAAAGGGATCAAGAGAAATTAACAGGATTGCTCGAGTATTACTTCAATTTTTTCTACGGCATGTACGAATTTGAAAACTACGAATACCTCAATGCGATTACCTTCTATAAGCGGGCAGAAAAAAAGCTGTCTCTTGTCAGCGACGATATTGAACGTGCCGAGTTCAATTACAAGATGGCAGAAATCTATTACCACATGAAACAAACCCATATGTCGATGCACCATATCGCACAGGCAATAGAATGTTATCGAGAAAAAGATACATACACAGTAAGAGAAATCCAATGTTCTTTTGTCATTGGATTAAACTATATAGATATGGGCTGCCCCGAAAAAGCAATACCCCATTTTCAACACGCACTAGAAAAAGCCGCCGACAACTCAACAAAACGATTAAAAGGATCAGCACTTTATAATTTAGGGTTGAGTTATTTTCATAACAATGATCTTTCAACTGCAATTAAATATTTTAATGAATCTATTCATTCGTTTAAAGAACAGGGATATGAGCATTTAAATAAAATTCTTGATCCGCTGGTCATGTTGACAAAATCATATTTTAAAAATGATCAGAGAGATTTAGGTTTATATGCATTAAACTATGGACTTGAATTAGCTGAAAAATTAAAGGATGATATTTTTATCAATACATTCGTTATGTTGAGATCACTTTATATTGATAACAATGAAAATCGTATAAAAGAGTCAATGGCTTATTTGGAATCAAAGTCTTTTTTTGCAAATCTTGAAGATTTAGCGAAAGATGCAGTGAAGCATTATAATAAAGCAGGAGATATAGAACGCTCAAACGAATTTTATGAGAAGATTCTATATTTCCAACACCAAATTAAAAGGGGAGACTGTCTTTATGAAATTTAA
- a CDS encoding ClbS/DfsB family four-helix bundle protein → MTSYESKDILKQAIMKTYNQYDEEFNMIPEEMKDDRIEDVSRTPAENLAYQVGWTTLLLQWEQHETEGKVVHTPAEGYKWNQLGTLYSLFNEKYACQSLVALRAQLKQNVLTICDMLDRMSEEEVFEPHQRKWADDATAKAVWPVYKFIHVNTVAPFKNFRTQIRKWKRLKQV, encoded by the coding sequence ATGACAAGCTATGAGTCGAAAGACATTTTAAAGCAAGCAATCATGAAGACGTACAATCAATACGATGAAGAATTCAATATGATTCCAGAAGAAATGAAAGATGATCGAATAGAGGATGTAAGCCGAACTCCTGCAGAAAATTTGGCCTATCAAGTTGGTTGGACAACCCTGCTGCTTCAATGGGAGCAACACGAAACTGAAGGAAAGGTTGTCCATACGCCAGCAGAAGGTTATAAATGGAATCAGCTTGGCACATTATATTCTCTTTTTAATGAGAAGTATGCCTGCCAATCACTAGTCGCATTAAGAGCTCAGCTCAAACAGAATGTTTTAACTATTTGTGATATGTTGGATCGTATGAGTGAAGAAGAAGTGTTTGAACCTCATCAACGAAAATGGGCGGATGATGCGACAGCAAAGGCTGTTTGGCCAGTTTATAAATTTATTCATGTGAATACCGTTGCTCCTTTTAAAAATTTCCGTACTCAAATTCGTAAATGGAAACGATTAAAACAAGTATGA